The Primulina huaijiensis isolate GDHJ02 chromosome 17, ASM1229523v2, whole genome shotgun sequence genome window below encodes:
- the LOC140963667 gene encoding sucrose synthase 5-like isoform X1: MASNAPALKRSESMAESMPEALRQSRYHMKRCFAKYIEKGRRLMKLQHLMDEMEQVIDDKAERTHLLEGLLGYILCTTQEAAVVPPSVAFAIRPSPGFWEYVKVDANDLSGEEITATEYLKYKEMTVDETWANDQNALEIDFGAMDYSLPHLTLSSSVGNGVGYISKFLTSNLSNKSLESAQSLVDYLLSLSHQGEKLVINETLSTVSKLQGALIVAELALMSLPKDTPYHSFEMRFKEWGFEKGWGDTAERVHETMHSLSEILQAPDPLNVEKFFGRLPIIFNIVLFSVHGYFGQSDVLGLPDTGGQVVYVLDQVVALEEELLLRIKQQGLNVKPQILVVTRLIPDAKGTKCNQELEPIFNTKHSHILRVPFRTEDGILRQWISRFDIYPYLERFTQDATNKIIEVMEGKPDLIIGNYTDGNLVASLMARKLDITLGTIAHALEKTKYEDSDMKWKELDPKHHFSCQFSADLIAMNSADFIITSTYQEIAGSKDRSGQYESHTAFTLPGLYRVVSGINVFEPKFNISSPGSDQSVYFPHTDKQKRFTNYSVAIEELLFSKTDNDEHIGYLEDREKPIIFTMARLDIVKNIAGLTEWYGKNKRLRNLVNLVVVGGFFDSSKSKDREEAAEIKKMHLLIENYTLKGQIRWIAAQTDRRRNGELYRAISDTKGAFVQPALYEAFGLTVVEAMNCGLPTFATNQGGPAEIIVDGISGFHINPNNGDESSNKIADFFQKSKEDPSYWNRISVQGLQRINECYTWKIYANKVLNMGCIYSFWKKLHKAEKHAKGRYIQTFYNLQFRSLVKNVLIKKDDETPQQGEKEKPKQQISRRRSQSQSTLQKCLRRWW; encoded by the exons ATGGCTTCTAATGCACCGGCCTTGAAACGGTCAGAATCGATGGCAGAGAGCATGCCGGAGGCACTGAGGCAAAGCCGGTACCACATGAAGAGGTGCTTTGCTAAGTACATTGAAAAAGGAAGGAGATTGATGAAACTTCAACACTTGATGGATGAAATGGAACAAGTTATAGATGATAAGGCTGAAAGGACTCATTTACTTGAAGGGTTGCTCGGTTACATCTTGTGCACAACTCAG GAAGCAGCTGTGGTTCCTCCAAGTGTTGCTTTTGCCATCAGGCCTTCTCCTGGATTTTGGGAGTATGTCAAAGTCGATGCTAATGATCTATCGGGTGAAGAGATCACTGCAACCGAGTACTTGAAATACAAAGAGATGACAGTGGATGAGACTTG GGCAAATGATCAGAATGCATTGGAGATTGATTTTGGAGCAATGGACTATTCTTTACCTCATTTGACCCTGTCTTCTTCTGTGGGAAATGGAGTTGGTTACATCTCCAAATTCCTTACTTCAAATCTGAGCAACAAAAGCTTGGAAAGTGCACAATCTCTGGTGGATTATTTACTCTCCTTAAGCCACCAAGGAGAA AAGCTCGTTATAAATGAGACCCTCAGCACAGTCTCAAAGCTCCAGGGAGCGCTTATCGTTGCTGAATTGGCCCTCATGTCGCTACCCAAAGACACACCTTATCATAGCTTTGAGATGAG GTTTAAAGAATGGGGATTTGAGAAAGGATGGGGGGACACTGCTGAAAGAGTTCATGAAACAATGCACTCACTTTCAGAAATTCTGCAAGCTCCTGATCCATTAAACGTGGAGAAATTTTTTGGCAGGCTTCCGATTATCTTCAACATTGTGTTGTTTTCTGTTCATGGATACTTTGGTCAGTCCGATGTTCTCGGGTTACCAGATACAGGTGGACAG GTAGTTTATGTTTTGGATCAAGTAGTAGCTTTGGAAGAGGAATTGCTGCTAAGAATCAAGCAGCAAGGTCTTAATGTGAAGCCTCAGATTCTTGTG GTGACTCGACTCATTCCTGATGCAAAGGGGACTAAATGCAACCAGGAACTAGAACCAATTTTCAACACCAAGCATTCTCACATTCTTAGAGTGCCATTTAGGACAGAAGATGGAATCCTCCGACAATGGATTTCTCGGTTCGATATCTATCCATACCTGGAGAGGTTTACTCAG GATGCTACGAACAAAATCATTGAAGTCATGGAAGGAAAACCAGATTTAATAATTGGAAATTACACTGATGGAAACTTGGTGGCATCTCTTATGGCTAGAAAACTTGACATAACATTG GGAACAATTGCACATGCTTTAGAGAAGACAAAGTATGAAGACTCGGACATGAAATGGAAGGAACTTGACCCCAAGCACCACTTTTCGTGCCAGTTCTCAGCCGATTTAATTGCCATGAATAGTGCAGATTTCATCATTACAAGCACATATCAAGAAATCGCGGGAAG CAAAGATAGGTCGGGACAGTACGAAAGCCACACTGCATTTACACTTCCAGGGCTGTATAGAGTTGTATCCGGCATCAATGTTTTCGAGCCGAAATTCAACATTTCTTCTCCAGGGTCCGATCAATCAGTGTATTTTCCTCACACAGATAAACAAAAACGGTTTACGAACTACAGTGTTGCTATTGAAGAGCTTCTCTTTAGTAAAACTGATAATGATGAGCACAT TGGATATTTAGAAGACCGGGAGAAACCTATAATTTTTACCATGGCAAGGCTAGATATTGTGAAGAATATCGCTGGACTAACAGAGTGGTATGGCAAGAACAAAAGGCTTAGAAACTTGGTAAATCTTGTTGTCGTTGGTGGTTTCTTCGACTCTTCAAAGTCCAAAGACAGAGAAGAAGCAGCAGAAATTAAGAAGATGCATCTTTTAATAGAAAATTACACGCTTAAAGGACAAATAAGATGGATAGCAGCTCAAACTGACAGACGAAGAAATGGTGAGCTATATCGTGCCATTTCAGATACAAAGGGAGCTTTTGTCCAACCGGCTCTGTATGAGGCATTTGGACTAACGGTGGTCGAAGCCATGAACTGTGGATTACCAACTTTTGCAACTAATCAAGGTGGCCCGGCTGAGATAATAGTCGATGGCATTTCGGGATTCCACATTAATCCTAACAACGGAGATGAATCGAGCAACAAGATTGCTGATTTCTTTCAGAAGTCGAAAGAGGATCCTTCTTACTGGAACAGAATCTCAGTCCAGGGGCTGCAGCGTATAAACGAATG CTATACGTGGAAGATATATGCAAATAAAGTTCTGAATATGGGCTGCATCTATAGCTTCTGGAAAAAGTTGCACAAAGCTGAGAAACATGCCAAAGGGAGATACATACAGACATTTTATAATCTTCAATTCAGGAGCTTG GTGAAGAATGTATTGATTAAAAAGGATGACGAAACTCCTCAACAAGGGGAAAAGGAGAAGCCGAAACAACAGATTTCAAGAAGGCGTTCCCAATCCCAGTCCACTTTGCAAAA gtgtttgAGAAGATGGTGGTAA
- the LOC140963667 gene encoding sucrose synthase 5-like isoform X2, which produces MASNAPALKRSESMAESMPEALRQSRYHMKRCFAKYIEKGRRLMKLQHLMDEMEQVIDDKAERTHLLEGLLGYILCTTQEAAVVPPSVAFAIRPSPGFWEYVKVDANDLSGEEITATEYLKYKEMTVDETWANDQNALEIDFGAMDYSLPHLTLSSSVGNGVGYISKFLTSNLSNKSLESAQSLVDYLLSLSHQGEKLVINETLSTVSKLQGALIVAELALMSLPKDTPYHSFEMRFKEWGFEKGWGDTAERVHETMHSLSEILQAPDPLNVEKFFGRLPIIFNIVLFSVHGYFGQSDVLGLPDTGGQVVYVLDQVVALEEELLLRIKQQGLNVKPQILVVTRLIPDAKGTKCNQELEPIFNTKHSHILRVPFRTEDGILRQWISRFDIYPYLERFTQDATNKIIEVMEGKPDLIIGNYTDGNLVASLMARKLDITLGTIAHALEKTKYEDSDMKWKELDPKHHFSCQFSADLIAMNSADFIITSTYQEIAGSKDRSGQYESHTAFTLPGLYRVVSGINVFEPKFNISSPGSDQSVYFPHTDKQKRFTNYSVAIEELLFSKTDNDEHIGYLEDREKPIIFTMARLDIVKNIAGLTEWYGKNKRLRNLVNLVVVGGFFDSSKSKDREEAAEIKKMHLLIENYTLKGQIRWIAAQTDRRRNGELYRAISDTKGAFVQPALYEAFGLTVVEAMNCGLPTFATNQGGPAEIIVDGISGFHINPNNGDESSNKIADFFQKSKEDPSYWNRISVQGLQRINECYTWKIYANKVLNMGCIYSFWKKLHKAEKHAKGRYIQTFYNLQFRSLVKNVLIKKDDETPQQGEKEKPKQQISRRRSQSQSTLQKLFRS; this is translated from the exons ATGGCTTCTAATGCACCGGCCTTGAAACGGTCAGAATCGATGGCAGAGAGCATGCCGGAGGCACTGAGGCAAAGCCGGTACCACATGAAGAGGTGCTTTGCTAAGTACATTGAAAAAGGAAGGAGATTGATGAAACTTCAACACTTGATGGATGAAATGGAACAAGTTATAGATGATAAGGCTGAAAGGACTCATTTACTTGAAGGGTTGCTCGGTTACATCTTGTGCACAACTCAG GAAGCAGCTGTGGTTCCTCCAAGTGTTGCTTTTGCCATCAGGCCTTCTCCTGGATTTTGGGAGTATGTCAAAGTCGATGCTAATGATCTATCGGGTGAAGAGATCACTGCAACCGAGTACTTGAAATACAAAGAGATGACAGTGGATGAGACTTG GGCAAATGATCAGAATGCATTGGAGATTGATTTTGGAGCAATGGACTATTCTTTACCTCATTTGACCCTGTCTTCTTCTGTGGGAAATGGAGTTGGTTACATCTCCAAATTCCTTACTTCAAATCTGAGCAACAAAAGCTTGGAAAGTGCACAATCTCTGGTGGATTATTTACTCTCCTTAAGCCACCAAGGAGAA AAGCTCGTTATAAATGAGACCCTCAGCACAGTCTCAAAGCTCCAGGGAGCGCTTATCGTTGCTGAATTGGCCCTCATGTCGCTACCCAAAGACACACCTTATCATAGCTTTGAGATGAG GTTTAAAGAATGGGGATTTGAGAAAGGATGGGGGGACACTGCTGAAAGAGTTCATGAAACAATGCACTCACTTTCAGAAATTCTGCAAGCTCCTGATCCATTAAACGTGGAGAAATTTTTTGGCAGGCTTCCGATTATCTTCAACATTGTGTTGTTTTCTGTTCATGGATACTTTGGTCAGTCCGATGTTCTCGGGTTACCAGATACAGGTGGACAG GTAGTTTATGTTTTGGATCAAGTAGTAGCTTTGGAAGAGGAATTGCTGCTAAGAATCAAGCAGCAAGGTCTTAATGTGAAGCCTCAGATTCTTGTG GTGACTCGACTCATTCCTGATGCAAAGGGGACTAAATGCAACCAGGAACTAGAACCAATTTTCAACACCAAGCATTCTCACATTCTTAGAGTGCCATTTAGGACAGAAGATGGAATCCTCCGACAATGGATTTCTCGGTTCGATATCTATCCATACCTGGAGAGGTTTACTCAG GATGCTACGAACAAAATCATTGAAGTCATGGAAGGAAAACCAGATTTAATAATTGGAAATTACACTGATGGAAACTTGGTGGCATCTCTTATGGCTAGAAAACTTGACATAACATTG GGAACAATTGCACATGCTTTAGAGAAGACAAAGTATGAAGACTCGGACATGAAATGGAAGGAACTTGACCCCAAGCACCACTTTTCGTGCCAGTTCTCAGCCGATTTAATTGCCATGAATAGTGCAGATTTCATCATTACAAGCACATATCAAGAAATCGCGGGAAG CAAAGATAGGTCGGGACAGTACGAAAGCCACACTGCATTTACACTTCCAGGGCTGTATAGAGTTGTATCCGGCATCAATGTTTTCGAGCCGAAATTCAACATTTCTTCTCCAGGGTCCGATCAATCAGTGTATTTTCCTCACACAGATAAACAAAAACGGTTTACGAACTACAGTGTTGCTATTGAAGAGCTTCTCTTTAGTAAAACTGATAATGATGAGCACAT TGGATATTTAGAAGACCGGGAGAAACCTATAATTTTTACCATGGCAAGGCTAGATATTGTGAAGAATATCGCTGGACTAACAGAGTGGTATGGCAAGAACAAAAGGCTTAGAAACTTGGTAAATCTTGTTGTCGTTGGTGGTTTCTTCGACTCTTCAAAGTCCAAAGACAGAGAAGAAGCAGCAGAAATTAAGAAGATGCATCTTTTAATAGAAAATTACACGCTTAAAGGACAAATAAGATGGATAGCAGCTCAAACTGACAGACGAAGAAATGGTGAGCTATATCGTGCCATTTCAGATACAAAGGGAGCTTTTGTCCAACCGGCTCTGTATGAGGCATTTGGACTAACGGTGGTCGAAGCCATGAACTGTGGATTACCAACTTTTGCAACTAATCAAGGTGGCCCGGCTGAGATAATAGTCGATGGCATTTCGGGATTCCACATTAATCCTAACAACGGAGATGAATCGAGCAACAAGATTGCTGATTTCTTTCAGAAGTCGAAAGAGGATCCTTCTTACTGGAACAGAATCTCAGTCCAGGGGCTGCAGCGTATAAACGAATG CTATACGTGGAAGATATATGCAAATAAAGTTCTGAATATGGGCTGCATCTATAGCTTCTGGAAAAAGTTGCACAAAGCTGAGAAACATGCCAAAGGGAGATACATACAGACATTTTATAATCTTCAATTCAGGAGCTTG GTGAAGAATGTATTGATTAAAAAGGATGACGAAACTCCTCAACAAGGGGAAAAGGAGAAGCCGAAACAACAGATTTCAAGAAGGCGTTCCCAATCCCAGTCCACTTTGCAAAA GTTGTTTCgatcttga
- the LOC140962906 gene encoding phytoene synthase 2, chloroplastic, which produces MSVVLLWVVSPASDIYNGTGFLEPVREGTRIIGSFRSISPRRNLIGNGRLDKGQKNRRNFSFTNTGFRYSYLGNSGLGTESRLSVTSSLVASPAGGITLSSEQKVYDVVLKQAALVKRQLKSTENMEVKPDIVLPGSLSVLSEAYDRCGEVCAEYAKTFYLGTMLMTPERRKAIWAIYVWCRRTDELVDGPNASHITPTALDRWESRLDDIFRGRPFDMLDAALSDTVCKFPIDIQPFRDMIEGMRMDLWKSRYSNFDELYLYCYYVAGTVGLMSVPVMGIAPESQATTESVYNAALALGLANQLTNILRDVGEDARRGRVYLPQDELAQAGLSDEDIFIGEVTDKWQTFMKKQIARARKFFDDAEKGVTELSSASRWPVWASLLLYRQILDEIEANDYNNFTRRAYVSKPKKIMALPMAYAKSLVPPLSRTSSPLVKS; this is translated from the exons ATGTCTGTTGTTTTGTTATGGGTGGTTTCTCCCGCTTCTGATATCTATAATGGCACTGGATTCTTGGAGCCTGTTCGTGAAGGAACGCGAATTATTGGTTCATTTAGGTCCATTTCTCCGCGTAGAAATTTGATCGGAAATGGCAGGCTCGATAAGGGACAAAAGAATAGGCGGAACTTTAGTTTTACAAATACTGGTTTTAGGTATTCATACCTGGGGAACTCCGGTTTAGGGACTGAAAGTAGACTCTCTGTGACATCGAGTTTGGTGGCTAGTCCAGCAGGAGGTATCACCTTATCATCCGAGCAAAAGGTTTATGATGTGGTTTTGAAACAGGCAGCATTGGTTAAGAGACAACTGAAGTCGACTGAGAACATGGAGGTAAAACCAGATATTGTTCTTCCTGGATCTCTTAGCGTATTGAGTGAAGCTTATGATCGATGTGGTGAGGTGTGTGCTGAGTATGCCAAGACGTTTTATTTGG GAACCATGCTTATGACACCTGAGAGGAGAAAAGCAATCTGGGCAATATATG TTTGGTGTAGGAGAACAGATGAACTTGTTGACGGGCCAAATGCATCACATATAACTCCTACAGCCTTAGATAGGTGGGAGTCGAGGTTGGATGATATCTTTAGAGGGCGTCCATTTGACATGCTTGATGCTGCTTTATCTGATACTGTTTGCAAGTTTCCTATCGACATTCAG CCTTTTAGAGACATGATTGAAGGAATGAGGATGGACCTATGGAAGTCAAGATATTCAAACTTTGATGAGTTGTATCTATACTGTTATTATGTAGCTGGTACCGTTGGATTGATGAGTGTGCCAGTTATGGGAATCGCACCTGAATCACAGGCAACCACAGAAAGTGTCTATAATGCGGCTTTGGCTCTAGGACTTGCAAATCAGTTAACCAATATACTCCGGGATGTTGGAGAAGA TGCAAGAAGGGGAAGGGTCTATTTACCTCAGGATGAGTTAGCCCAGGCAGGGCTTTCGGATGAAGACATATTCATTGGGGAGGTAACGGACAAATGGCAAACTTTTATGAAAAAGCAAATTGCGAGGGCAAGAAAATTCTTCGATGATGCAGAAAAAGGAGTCACAGAGCTCAGCTCAGCGAGCAGATGGCCC GTGTGGGCATCGTTACTGTTGTACCGACAAATACTGGACGAGATAGAAGCAAATGACTACAACAATTTCACGAGGAGGGCCTATGTCAGCAAACCGAAGAAGATTATGGCTTTGCCAATGGCATATGCAAAGTCTCTTGTTCCTCCATTATCAAGAACCTCATCTCCTCTTGTAAAATCATAG